ACCACCCCGTGCTCCGCGGCATCAGCCTCACTCTCGAGAAAGGCACCACCCTCGCGGTGATGGGCGGGAGCGGCTCCGGCAAGACCGTGCTGCTGCGCACGATCGACGGGCTGCTCGCGCCTGACGCTGGGGAGGTGTGGCTGCTCGGGACGCGCATCGACGGTCTGCGCGAGGAGCAGCTCCTGCCGCTCCGGCGGCGGGCCGGCTACGTGTTCCAAAGCGCCGCGCTGTTCGACTCGGTCTCGGTGTTCGAGAACGTAGCCTTCCCCCTGCGCGAGCACGCGCGGCTCAGCGAGGGCGAGATCACCGAACGCGTGCACCGCTTCCTCTCCCTCGTCGGGCTGAGCGCCGACATCGACGACGTGCTTCCCGGCGCCCTGTCGGGCGGCATGCGCAAGCGCGTGGGGGTCGCGCGCACGCTGGTGGTGGAGCCCGAGGTCGTGTTCTTCGACGAGCCCACCGCGGGCCTCGATCCGACCAACGCCAAGCTCGTGGCGGGGCTGATCAACGACCTGAAGAAGGGAGTCTGCGACACCTCGATCGTGGTCACCCACGATCTCGAGTTCGCGGATGCGGTGGCCGACCGGATGGCCATCCTCTACCAGGGGCGCTTCGCCGAGGTGGGCACGCCGGCCGAGATCCACCGGTCGAGCAACCGAATCGTCCGCGACTTCCTCGCGGGCGAACTGCGCGAGCGCTGAGATGCCAGATCGGCGGACCTTCGGGCTGCAGGTGCGCATCGGGCTCTTCGTGGTGGTCG
This region of Candidatus Methylomirabilota bacterium genomic DNA includes:
- a CDS encoding ATP-binding cassette domain-containing protein, coding for MATASAGQAVVDVREVWKAFDDHPVLRGISLTLEKGTTLAVMGGSGSGKTVLLRTIDGLLAPDAGEVWLLGTRIDGLREEQLLPLRRRAGYVFQSAALFDSVSVFENVAFPLREHARLSEGEITERVHRFLSLVGLSADIDDVLPGALSGGMRKRVGVARTLVVEPEVVFFDEPTAGLDPTNAKLVAGLINDLKKGVCDTSIVVTHDLEFADAVADRMAILYQGRFAEVGTPAEIHRSSNRIVRDFLAGELRER